The following proteins come from a genomic window of Edaphobacter sp. 4G125:
- a CDS encoding MFS transporter, producing the protein MYYNQPLLEEIGRTYGATAGRTGFIAVATQVGYAIGLLCFVPLGDVLERRALMMRMFAAVAVALIFVALAPTLAWMIVGSVLIGILSSVTHVVLPIAPDLVSHEERGRAIGTVMTGLLLGILLARTFAGWISHLTGWRYVFGIAAVMNGAFVPLLWRIMPKLPPKQKLGYGEAMRSLWTLYRTQPLLRESGEIGALVFASFSCFWTTLAFLLESHYHLGAGVAGTFGLVGAAGAMVAPLAGKLADRHGSRWVISVGMALLAFSYFFLWGQERAHAAVTVHLIALAIGVIVLDIGAQMCQVANQTRIFGLLPSARSRLNTVYMTIYFTGAALGSALSTIAWVHWKWNGVCALALGLVGLAALRHLSGRRVASEDHCHPTREDELMEA; encoded by the coding sequence ATGTATTACAACCAGCCTTTGCTGGAAGAGATCGGACGCACGTACGGTGCGACAGCCGGGCGCACAGGATTTATCGCTGTCGCCACGCAGGTCGGATACGCGATCGGCCTGTTGTGCTTTGTTCCATTAGGCGATGTGCTGGAGCGACGCGCGCTTATGATGCGCATGTTCGCTGCGGTTGCGGTCGCACTCATCTTTGTCGCACTGGCTCCGACGCTTGCCTGGATGATTGTGGGTTCGGTTTTGATCGGCATTCTGTCCTCCGTAACTCATGTTGTGCTGCCGATCGCTCCGGACCTTGTCAGCCACGAAGAACGCGGCCGCGCCATCGGCACAGTAATGACGGGCCTGCTGCTGGGAATTCTGCTGGCCCGCACCTTTGCAGGCTGGATCAGCCATCTGACAGGTTGGCGCTACGTCTTCGGTATCGCCGCTGTGATGAATGGAGCTTTTGTACCGCTGCTCTGGCGCATTATGCCGAAGCTGCCTCCAAAGCAGAAACTCGGTTACGGCGAAGCGATGCGTTCTCTCTGGACGCTTTATCGCACCCAGCCCTTGCTGCGCGAGTCTGGTGAGATCGGCGCGCTGGTCTTTGCCTCCTTCAGTTGCTTCTGGACGACGCTCGCGTTTCTGCTCGAGAGTCATTACCATCTCGGAGCAGGAGTGGCGGGAACGTTTGGGCTGGTCGGCGCAGCTGGAGCGATGGTCGCGCCGCTGGCAGGCAAACTTGCAGACCGACACGGCTCCCGATGGGTAATCTCCGTCGGTATGGCGTTGCTGGCTTTCTCCTACTTCTTCCTTTGGGGCCAGGAGCGAGCCCATGCTGCCGTTACGGTGCATCTGATCGCTTTGGCCATTGGAGTCATTGTGCTGGATATCGGAGCACAGATGTGCCAGGTGGCCAACCAGACACGCATCTTTGGATTGCTTCCTTCGGCACGCAGCCGGCTTAACACCGTCTATATGACGATCTACTTCACGGGCGCTGCGCTAGGATCGGCCCTTTCGACAATCGCCTGGGTACATTGGAAGTGGAATGGCGTCTGCGCACTCGCCCTCGGATTGGTAGGGCTGGCAGCGCTTCGTCACCTCTCAGGACGTCGCGTAGCCAGCGAAGATCATTGCCATCCCACTCGTGAAGACGAGCTGATGGAAGCCTAG
- a CDS encoding chloride channel protein encodes MRRLKKLTNYPLLRRHLPLVHEDLATTYARNLHKWLLIAPMIGVIAGLAITAIAEILLRKMWPTVLAYYFQHHWMIIPGLVLGCAVTGLIMQYLTPDPNQHSTEEIIQSYHEHEGVVDMRWFPQKLLAAITTVGSGGSAALEGPSIYGGAAIASWLWTKLQRFPRFRLTKRDRRIMLICGAAAGMSAVFRAPLTGIVFALEMPYKDDLAHEALLPSLIASVVSYMTLGAFFGSEPLFNFANVSGYTMRDLLWSSLLGLAIGLIAMVFVITFRRLRKFVVQWDQPHWIKLTLGGFLTALCGLAFINLYPGTLIPLGPNYEAVREILTSAHTSKELVTFGIFKLAATAFTLGAGGVSAMFVPLFLSGGGFGIAFAQSIVHSSSLGLYAAVGMAAFISAAYKTPLAAVVFVAEATGGHGFIIPALVGAAIAYAVSGDASVSGDQRLHGAMPGDETLHDEHHEEEEALLAPHS; translated from the coding sequence ATGCGACGCCTGAAAAAATTAACGAATTATCCCTTGCTCCGCCGCCACCTTCCGCTGGTCCATGAAGACCTTGCGACGACGTATGCCCGCAATCTTCACAAATGGCTTTTAATTGCGCCGATGATTGGCGTCATTGCTGGACTTGCGATCACGGCGATAGCCGAAATCCTGCTGCGAAAGATGTGGCCTACGGTTCTGGCCTATTACTTCCAGCACCACTGGATGATTATTCCGGGTCTCGTGCTGGGCTGTGCAGTCACCGGTCTGATCATGCAGTACCTTACGCCTGATCCAAATCAGCACTCCACTGAAGAGATCATTCAGTCGTACCACGAGCATGAAGGCGTGGTGGACATGCGCTGGTTTCCCCAGAAGCTGCTGGCGGCCATTACAACTGTTGGCTCGGGTGGAAGCGCCGCTCTGGAAGGACCGAGCATCTATGGCGGAGCGGCGATTGCATCGTGGCTCTGGACTAAGCTGCAACGCTTTCCGCGATTTCGTCTGACGAAGCGGGACCGTCGGATCATGCTGATCTGCGGTGCCGCTGCCGGTATGTCGGCAGTGTTCCGTGCTCCATTGACGGGTATCGTCTTTGCGCTGGAGATGCCCTACAAGGACGACCTGGCGCACGAAGCGCTGCTTCCCTCGCTAATCGCATCGGTCGTTTCGTATATGACACTCGGGGCCTTCTTTGGCAGCGAGCCACTGTTCAATTTTGCGAATGTAAGCGGCTACACCATGCGCGACCTCCTCTGGTCTTCATTGCTTGGCCTGGCGATTGGCCTGATTGCCATGGTGTTCGTCATCACCTTCCGCAGGCTCCGAAAATTCGTGGTTCAGTGGGATCAGCCTCACTGGATCAAGTTGACTCTGGGTGGATTCCTAACCGCTCTTTGCGGACTGGCCTTTATCAATCTGTATCCCGGAACTCTGATTCCGCTTGGACCAAACTATGAGGCCGTGCGCGAGATTCTCACCTCGGCCCACACCTCAAAAGAACTAGTCACGTTCGGAATCTTCAAGCTGGCGGCAACGGCGTTTACACTCGGCGCAGGTGGCGTTAGCGCCATGTTTGTTCCTCTCTTCCTTTCGGGCGGAGGCTTTGGAATTGCCTTTGCGCAATCGATCGTGCACAGCAGCTCACTGGGCCTTTATGCCGCGGTCGGCATGGCAGCCTTTATCTCCGCCGCCTATAAGACTCCTTTGGCCGCCGTCGTCTTCGTGGCGGAAGCAACGGGCGGACACGGCTTTATTATTCCGGCACTGGTCGGTGCAGCTATCGCTTATGCGGTATCAGGAGATGCTTCCGTTTCGGGCGACCAGCGGCTCCATGGCGCAATGCCAGGAGATGAGACACTGCACGATGAACACCATGAAGAGGAAGAGGCCCTACTAGCTCCTCACTCTTAG
- a CDS encoding M23 family metallopeptidase: MLNSVRCWVTTTSLLLVACTPFLAAQESSQHGWYTPLTNGDGLRYPLEIGPLTSHLVGTGIHPVKGSDGLIHVAYALQLTNSWSLPATIKSVEVVDPAHGNQVSGKNRVLDIKNEDVTGQVKLFSLPGTMNKESYTTQIPSGQSGVMFFDITYDDISQVPKAIAHRITVTTPPTPVGTEHTTTGHSIPIGREAIVISPPLKGSGWVNGNGCCLEVGPHRFVTNPMNGTLDPSETFAIDWVQVDAHGFAYRTDGKKPQDWIGYGAEILAVAPGTVVEVVSGLSDVIPGKNPEGLTIAHIAGNRVIIDMGSGRYAMYAHLAPGSIQVHVGDYVRQGQKLGLLGNTGNSSAPHLHFQIMDRPSSLDDTSLPFVFDQMNLEGRVLLDLTTLDENTDKKIALHIDKNDAKPLTRTMPLSRDVLGFQ; this comes from the coding sequence ATGTTGAACTCTGTCCGCTGTTGGGTTACGACCACAAGCTTGTTGTTGGTCGCCTGCACGCCCTTCCTTGCTGCGCAGGAATCTTCTCAACACGGTTGGTATACGCCACTGACCAATGGTGACGGACTGCGCTATCCACTGGAAATCGGACCGCTCACATCACACCTTGTCGGCACCGGCATTCATCCGGTGAAAGGCTCCGACGGGCTGATCCATGTTGCGTATGCACTTCAGCTCACGAACTCCTGGAGCCTACCGGCAACCATCAAATCCGTTGAAGTGGTCGACCCGGCACATGGCAATCAGGTAAGCGGCAAGAACCGCGTTCTCGACATCAAGAACGAAGACGTAACCGGTCAGGTGAAACTCTTCAGTTTGCCGGGAACGATGAACAAGGAGAGCTACACCACCCAGATTCCGAGTGGACAGTCCGGTGTAATGTTCTTCGACATTACTTATGACGACATCAGCCAGGTACCAAAGGCGATTGCGCACCGGATCACGGTTACGACTCCTCCGACTCCGGTAGGAACGGAGCACACGACGACTGGCCACTCCATTCCGATTGGTCGCGAAGCAATAGTGATCAGCCCGCCTTTAAAAGGGAGCGGTTGGGTGAACGGCAACGGATGTTGCCTGGAGGTCGGCCCACATCGCTTCGTCACCAATCCAATGAATGGCACGCTCGATCCCAGCGAGACTTTCGCCATCGACTGGGTACAGGTTGATGCTCATGGTTTCGCATACCGGACAGACGGCAAGAAGCCGCAAGATTGGATTGGTTACGGCGCAGAAATTTTGGCAGTCGCGCCAGGCACAGTGGTTGAAGTCGTGAGCGGCCTGTCAGACGTAATTCCGGGGAAGAATCCCGAAGGTTTGACGATCGCGCATATTGCAGGCAATCGCGTAATCATTGACATGGGCTCGGGACGCTACGCAATGTATGCACATCTCGCGCCGGGCAGCATTCAGGTGCACGTCGGCGACTACGTCCGGCAGGGGCAGAAGCTCGGCCTGTTGGGAAATACGGGTAACTCCAGCGCGCCGCATCTCCATTTTCAGATCATGGACCGGCCATCGAGTCTGGACGACACATCCCTTCCGTTCGTATTCGATCAAATGAATCTAGAGGGACGTGTGCTGCTGGATCTGACAACTTTGGACGAAAACACGGACAAGAAAATCGCGCTACACATCGACAAGAACGATGCAAAGCCGCTCACCCGCACAATGCCACTCTCACGCGATGTTTTGGGGTTTCAGTGA
- a CDS encoding MarR family winged helix-turn-helix transcriptional regulator yields MRNFLHFSESAALRVGLTSQQHQLLLQIAGAAPDTALTVGYLASRLVLRHHSVVELCNRCEEAGLIARERNPQNRRMVVLKLTEAGREVLRELSIDHSRELNQLAPQLIRSLEMLSNAAHCRTSEEEERNSGNPRCDA; encoded by the coding sequence TTGAGGAACTTTCTCCACTTCAGTGAATCTGCAGCATTACGAGTGGGCCTGACCTCGCAGCAACATCAGCTTCTTCTCCAGATAGCAGGAGCTGCGCCCGATACTGCCCTTACAGTGGGCTATCTGGCCAGCAGACTTGTCCTTCGACACCATAGCGTCGTGGAGCTATGCAATCGATGTGAGGAAGCGGGATTGATCGCAAGAGAGCGAAATCCTCAGAACCGCCGAATGGTCGTGTTGAAGCTGACGGAGGCCGGAAGAGAGGTCTTGCGAGAGCTTTCCATTGACCACTCGCGGGAGCTGAATCAGCTTGCACCCCAACTCATTCGTTCGCTGGAGATGCTTTCCAATGCGGCACATTGCCGTACCTCAGAAGAAGAAGAAAGAAATAGCGGGAATCCTCGATGCGACGCCTGA
- a CDS encoding acido-empty-quinoprotein group A codes for MNPLKMRGNLARFALILAFSSAGMAAAQAPDNAALLKPGPDSWPLYHGDYTGQRHTRLAQITPQNVKGLTLAWAFQTGIQGELKSSPLLIDGVLYFTLPDHVWAIDARSGHLLWHYTYPPNKGLHIGQRGVGAYKGAIYFLSPDGHLVCLDAKTGTVKWNVEVADVSKGYWTTMSPFVVKNHVIIGVSGDFDNLHGYLKSFDPETGKQQWQWDSTPPNLTGGMTWMTGTYDPELNLIYWGTGNPTPVLTAATRPGDDPHTCSIVALNPDTGELTWAFQVSPHDTHDWDAAEVPVLVDGTFKGQPRKMVMQASRNGYFVVLDRTNGKNLLTVPYSAVNWSLGLDKDGRPIPNPAKEPAPDGRLIAPDEGGATNYRSPSFDPKTGLFIVSARDAYSIYFSKPADGTYGWSGADYGVWGKGAIKAIDYQTGKIRWTHEIGRGASTGVLTTASGLTFTGDSLGNALALDTATGKTLWHAQTGSGIATSPISYELDGRQYVIIGSGGVQFAWVLPEGSNTK; via the coding sequence ATGAACCCATTGAAGATGAGAGGGAACCTGGCGCGCTTTGCCTTGATACTGGCATTCTCTTCCGCAGGCATGGCTGCGGCACAGGCTCCTGACAACGCAGCTCTGTTAAAGCCAGGACCAGATAGCTGGCCGCTCTACCACGGAGACTACACGGGACAGCGCCATACCCGCCTTGCTCAGATCACTCCGCAGAATGTGAAGGGACTGACACTCGCCTGGGCGTTTCAGACAGGCATCCAGGGAGAGCTCAAGTCCAGCCCTCTTTTGATCGACGGCGTTCTTTACTTCACACTGCCGGATCATGTGTGGGCCATCGATGCGCGGTCTGGTCATCTGCTATGGCACTACACCTATCCGCCCAACAAAGGCCTGCATATCGGGCAGCGCGGCGTAGGAGCCTATAAAGGGGCGATCTACTTCCTCTCCCCAGACGGTCACCTGGTCTGTCTCGACGCCAAGACCGGCACGGTCAAATGGAATGTCGAGGTCGCCGATGTCAGTAAAGGTTACTGGACAACCATGTCGCCGTTCGTCGTAAAGAACCACGTAATCATTGGGGTCTCGGGCGACTTCGACAACCTGCACGGATATCTCAAATCTTTCGATCCAGAGACAGGCAAGCAACAGTGGCAGTGGGACAGCACACCTCCCAATCTGACGGGCGGCATGACCTGGATGACGGGGACCTACGATCCAGAATTGAACCTGATCTACTGGGGCACAGGCAATCCTACACCGGTACTGACGGCTGCCACGCGGCCGGGCGATGATCCTCACACATGCAGTATCGTCGCCCTGAACCCCGACACAGGAGAGCTGACCTGGGCCTTTCAGGTTTCGCCGCATGACACCCACGATTGGGATGCAGCAGAGGTTCCAGTGCTGGTCGACGGGACCTTCAAGGGACAGCCGCGAAAGATGGTGATGCAGGCCTCGCGCAATGGATACTTCGTTGTGTTGGATCGAACCAATGGCAAAAATCTGCTGACGGTTCCCTACAGCGCCGTCAACTGGTCACTTGGTCTGGATAAAGATGGGCGTCCCATTCCAAACCCGGCGAAGGAACCCGCGCCGGACGGACGACTGATTGCTCCCGATGAGGGCGGAGCAACGAACTACCGGTCGCCGAGCTTTGATCCGAAAACCGGCTTGTTTATCGTCAGCGCACGAGACGCTTACAGCATCTACTTTTCGAAGCCAGCGGATGGAACGTATGGGTGGTCAGGCGCTGACTATGGCGTATGGGGTAAGGGAGCGATCAAAGCCATTGACTATCAAACCGGCAAGATTCGCTGGACCCATGAGATTGGCAGAGGGGCTTCGACAGGAGTTCTGACAACCGCTTCGGGCCTGACCTTTACCGGCGACTCTCTTGGCAATGCTCTCGCGCTGGATACAGCTACAGGAAAAACGTTGTGGCACGCCCAGACGGGTTCCGGGATCGCGACTTCGCCCATCAGCTACGAGCTGGATGGACGACAGTATGTCATCATCGGCAGCGGCGGAGTTCAGTTTGCCTGGGTACTACCAGAGGGTTCCAACACAAAGTGA
- a CDS encoding c-type cytochrome, with protein sequence MKRAHLRDLVLLGSTVAGALWLGQSFFPSVVAAQASSAQAGVRKQAPINNEHVAAGDTLFQQRCAFCHGRDASGGESGPDLTRSKIVLNDVNGSTIADIVRNGRAGKMPPFQMSETEMSDLVAFIHAQEQKAKASGNRKGVDVADLQTGNVAAGKQYFEGAGTCSRCHSVTGDLAHIATKYQGLQLEMHMLYPRDAKGKATVTLPSGEKLTGTVEYHDEFYLGIKLQDGTYRSWPVSKIHYTIDAPHEAHAELFSKYTDDDIHNLMAYLQTLR encoded by the coding sequence ATGAAAAGAGCGCACCTTCGAGATCTGGTTCTACTGGGCAGCACAGTTGCAGGCGCCCTGTGGTTGGGGCAAAGTTTCTTTCCTTCCGTTGTGGCGGCTCAGGCGTCGTCTGCGCAGGCGGGAGTTCGCAAACAGGCTCCCATCAACAATGAGCACGTTGCGGCGGGAGATACTCTCTTCCAGCAGCGGTGCGCCTTTTGCCATGGGCGTGATGCCAGCGGTGGAGAATCCGGCCCGGACCTCACGCGTTCGAAGATCGTGCTGAACGATGTGAATGGAAGCACAATCGCAGACATTGTACGGAACGGACGCGCGGGCAAGATGCCTCCCTTCCAGATGAGCGAAACCGAAATGTCCGATCTGGTCGCCTTTATCCATGCGCAGGAACAAAAAGCCAAAGCATCTGGCAACCGGAAAGGCGTGGATGTTGCCGATCTCCAGACTGGCAATGTCGCCGCCGGAAAACAGTACTTTGAAGGAGCCGGAACCTGCTCCAGGTGCCACTCGGTGACTGGCGATCTGGCCCATATTGCGACGAAGTATCAGGGTCTTCAGCTCGAGATGCATATGCTCTATCCGCGGGACGCCAAGGGAAAGGCCACGGTTACTCTTCCTTCTGGCGAGAAGCTGACCGGCACGGTAGAGTATCACGACGAGTTTTACCTGGGCATCAAGCTACAGGATGGAACTTATCGATCCTGGCCCGTCTCGAAGATCCATTACACGATCGATGCGCCGCATGAGGCCCACGCTGAACTCTTCAGCAAGTACACCGACGACGACATTCACAATTTGATGGCCTATCTGCAAACCCTTCGCTAA
- a CDS encoding acyl-CoA dehydrogenase: protein MDLRESATSNRVALTRLSEDEQLFRETVRKFAAAEIGPLVRSMDEAQQMDPKLLRQLFELGLMGIEIPEQYGGPEGTFFEAILAVEEISAVDPAVGVLVDVQNTLCINALRRWATEEQKQQYLPRLAADTIGAYALSEAGSGSDAFALETRASRQGDRYVLNGQKLWITNAKEAGIFIVFATIDRAAGYKGITAFLVEKDTPGFSLGKKEDKLGIRASSTCELIFRDCVLPASQVLGEPGKGYKIAIETLNEGRIGIGAQMLGLAQGAWQHALRWAKERKQFGKPIVEFQAMQFQLAEMATEIEAARLLVYNAARLKDAGQEFLKEAAMAKYFASQVAERVASLAVEVYGGSGFVKDYPVEKLYRDAKIGKIYEGTSFMQLATIAKLTL, encoded by the coding sequence ATGGATCTTCGTGAGTCTGCCACATCCAACCGAGTTGCACTAACGCGCCTGAGCGAGGACGAACAGCTCTTTCGTGAGACGGTGCGAAAGTTCGCTGCTGCTGAAATCGGGCCGCTCGTCCGTTCCATGGATGAAGCACAGCAGATGGACCCAAAGCTCCTTCGCCAGCTCTTTGAGCTTGGGTTGATGGGAATTGAGATTCCCGAACAGTATGGTGGTCCTGAGGGGACATTCTTTGAGGCCATTCTTGCCGTCGAAGAGATTTCGGCCGTCGATCCGGCGGTTGGCGTTCTTGTCGATGTGCAGAATACGCTTTGCATCAACGCTCTTCGACGATGGGCTACGGAAGAGCAGAAGCAGCAATATCTCCCCCGGCTTGCTGCCGATACGATCGGAGCCTATGCGTTGAGCGAAGCAGGTTCCGGCTCAGATGCTTTCGCATTGGAGACGCGCGCCTCCCGGCAGGGCGATCGCTATGTATTAAATGGCCAGAAGCTCTGGATCACAAATGCGAAAGAGGCGGGTATTTTTATTGTCTTTGCAACAATCGACCGCGCTGCGGGCTACAAGGGGATCACCGCATTTCTCGTGGAGAAAGATACCCCCGGCTTTTCCCTTGGCAAGAAAGAAGACAAACTTGGTATCCGCGCCTCCAGCACATGCGAACTGATCTTCCGTGACTGCGTTCTTCCTGCTTCGCAGGTACTAGGAGAGCCGGGCAAGGGCTACAAGATCGCCATCGAAACTCTCAACGAAGGACGCATCGGCATCGGTGCCCAAATGCTGGGTCTCGCGCAAGGGGCATGGCAACATGCGCTTCGATGGGCCAAGGAACGCAAACAATTCGGCAAGCCGATCGTGGAGTTTCAGGCGATGCAATTTCAACTTGCTGAGATGGCGACTGAGATCGAGGCCGCTCGTCTTCTGGTCTATAACGCTGCCCGATTGAAAGATGCAGGCCAGGAGTTTTTGAAAGAAGCAGCGATGGCAAAGTACTTCGCTTCGCAGGTCGCAGAACGTGTAGCCTCGCTTGCTGTGGAGGTCTATGGCGGTTCAGGATTCGTAAAGGACTATCCCGTCGAAAAGCTTTACCGCGACGCCAAGATCGGCAAGATCTACGAAGGTACTTCGTTTATGCAGTTGGCTACAATTGCAAAGCTCACGTTATAA